The following coding sequences are from one Oceanidesulfovibrio indonesiensis window:
- a CDS encoding molybdopterin-containing oxidoreductase family protein translates to MWKRAVCTKDCPDTCGLLVNVEDGVVIGVKGDPDHPYTNGFICRKAKSFPAHVHGDARITTPLKRTGPKGSGQFAPVSWDEALSEVADRMQSVAAENGPEAILPYSYAGHMGIIHRNAGHAFFNKLGASALDYTICGPAATAGFQASLGKGPSTEIQQAAQSDFIVIWGSNTLTTNVHAWPHFKQARKNGATLVVIDPYRNRTAKAADMHVMLRPGTDAALALAMMHVLIHEDMVDVDFIAARTVGFEELKDKVAEYPPSRAADICGIEEDLIIELARGYGKANAPYIRTGWGPARQLRGGMAMRTIALLPALVNAFAKPGGGITRSLGGAPSNLDCLKRPDLRPAGTRVVNMVELGNALTSLDNPRIHLLYVYQSNPVAVAPQSKKVLEGLARDDLFTVVQELYLTDTARYADIILPGASFLEMADIYRCYGHNYIQIAEPAIPPVGECRSTLSVFQDLAARLGFNDEVFSMTEADLIERILDDNRDSPFMRGIDLPALKAGRAVRLNIPANPYAHGFNTPSGKVEFYSQAMADQGLPPLPDGEIWRDPEGGDAYPLECITPPHHLLLNSAFNEVDAIRESVGVAAVMIHPRTAEARGIADGAQVRVFNDRGSCVLQAHVTEDTREELLVAEGLHWPGLLPGGGANQLTSQRITDMGNTCAFHCNRVEVEPLKQSQDN, encoded by the coding sequence ATGTGGAAACGCGCGGTATGCACCAAGGATTGTCCGGACACCTGCGGCCTTCTGGTAAACGTGGAGGACGGAGTGGTCATAGGGGTCAAGGGCGACCCGGACCATCCCTACACCAACGGATTCATCTGCAGGAAAGCCAAATCCTTCCCGGCGCACGTGCATGGTGACGCGCGAATCACCACGCCGCTCAAGCGCACCGGTCCCAAGGGCAGCGGGCAGTTCGCGCCTGTGAGCTGGGACGAGGCTTTGAGCGAAGTGGCGGACCGGATGCAATCGGTTGCCGCTGAGAACGGACCGGAAGCTATTCTGCCTTACTCCTATGCCGGTCATATGGGGATCATCCACCGCAACGCCGGCCACGCCTTCTTCAACAAGTTGGGCGCGAGCGCTCTGGACTACACCATCTGCGGCCCGGCAGCCACGGCCGGGTTCCAGGCCAGCCTCGGCAAAGGCCCCAGTACGGAGATTCAGCAGGCGGCCCAGTCCGATTTCATCGTCATCTGGGGAAGCAACACCCTGACCACCAACGTCCATGCCTGGCCTCATTTCAAACAAGCCAGGAAGAACGGGGCCACCCTTGTGGTCATCGATCCCTACCGCAACCGCACCGCCAAGGCGGCGGATATGCACGTGATGCTCCGCCCAGGCACCGATGCGGCCCTGGCCCTGGCCATGATGCACGTCCTCATCCATGAAGACATGGTGGACGTGGACTTCATCGCCGCCCGGACCGTGGGATTCGAAGAGCTCAAGGACAAGGTGGCCGAGTACCCGCCGTCCAGGGCTGCTGATATATGCGGAATCGAGGAAGACCTGATCATCGAGCTTGCGCGCGGCTACGGGAAGGCCAATGCTCCATACATCCGCACCGGCTGGGGGCCTGCCCGCCAACTCCGGGGCGGCATGGCCATGCGGACCATCGCCCTGCTGCCGGCCCTGGTGAACGCCTTTGCCAAACCTGGCGGCGGCATTACCCGCAGCCTTGGCGGAGCGCCGTCCAACCTGGATTGCCTGAAACGCCCCGACCTGCGGCCTGCCGGCACCCGGGTCGTGAACATGGTGGAGCTCGGCAACGCCCTGACCTCGCTCGACAATCCCCGCATCCACCTGCTCTACGTGTATCAATCGAACCCGGTCGCCGTGGCGCCGCAATCAAAAAAAGTGCTTGAAGGTTTGGCCCGCGACGACCTCTTCACGGTGGTCCAGGAGCTCTACCTGACCGACACTGCCCGCTACGCCGACATCATCCTGCCGGGAGCGAGTTTTCTCGAAATGGCGGACATTTATCGATGCTACGGGCACAACTACATTCAGATCGCCGAACCAGCCATACCGCCGGTGGGCGAGTGCCGCTCCACTCTTTCCGTCTTCCAGGATCTTGCGGCCCGGCTCGGATTCAACGACGAGGTCTTCTCCATGACAGAGGCTGACCTCATTGAGCGTATTTTGGACGACAATCGGGATTCGCCCTTCATGAGGGGCATCGATCTGCCCGCCCTCAAAGCCGGCCGCGCTGTCCGGCTGAACATTCCGGCCAATCCGTATGCGCACGGCTTCAACACCCCGTCCGGCAAGGTGGAATTCTACTCCCAGGCCATGGCGGACCAGGGATTGCCCCCGCTCCCGGATGGCGAGATCTGGCGGGATCCGGAAGGCGGCGATGCCTATCCGCTGGAGTGCATCACCCCGCCGCACCACCTGTTGCTCAACTCGGCCTTCAACGAGGTGGACGCGATCCGCGAGTCCGTCGGTGTGGCCGCGGTGATGATCCACCCCCGGACCGCCGAGGCGCGGGGCATAGCCGACGGCGCGCAGGTGCGGGTGTTCAACGACCGTGGTTCATGCGTCCTTCAGGCCCACGTCACCGAAGACACCCGCGAGGAATTGCTTGTGGCGGAGGGCCTCCACTGGCCAGGGCTCCTGCCCGGCGGCGGCGCCAACCAGCTCACCAGCCAGCGCATCACGGACATGGGCAACACCTGCGCCTTCCACTGCAATCGCGTCGAGGTGGAACCGCTGAAGCAATCCCAGGATAATTAA
- a CDS encoding LysE family translocator has protein sequence MELSTYLAYLTATIIVLVVPGPTVMLVTSYGLTHGRRVALATAGGVVLGDATCMTFSLLGVSAVLAASSLLFTVLKWLGALYLIFLGIMMWRSGGQGNVCDDQNIPIAPAVSLRRAAGHAFAVTATNPKGIVFFTAFLPQFVAPAAPLAQQVAILGGTFLALAFANAFCYAQLAARMRRLAHRPRVMRWVRRTSAGVLIGAGAAVLVRE, from the coding sequence ATGGAACTCAGCACGTATCTCGCTTACCTCACCGCCACAATCATTGTGCTCGTGGTGCCCGGCCCCACGGTCATGCTCGTCACCAGCTACGGCCTGACGCACGGACGACGGGTCGCTCTGGCCACGGCGGGCGGCGTGGTGCTCGGCGACGCCACGTGCATGACTTTTTCCCTGCTCGGCGTAAGCGCCGTGCTCGCGGCCTCATCCCTGCTGTTCACGGTTCTCAAATGGCTGGGCGCGCTCTATCTCATATTTCTCGGCATCATGATGTGGCGTAGCGGCGGGCAGGGCAATGTATGCGATGATCAGAATATTCCCATCGCTCCGGCCGTCTCCCTGCGTCGAGCCGCCGGCCACGCCTTTGCCGTCACGGCCACCAACCCCAAGGGCATCGTTTTCTTCACGGCGTTCCTGCCCCAGTTCGTCGCGCCCGCGGCCCCGCTCGCCCAGCAGGTCGCCATCCTGGGCGGCACATTCCTCGCCCTCGCCTTCGCCAACGCCTTCTGCTACGCCCAACTCGCCGCGCGCATGCGCAGACTGGCGCACAGGCCACGGGTCATGCGCTGGGTGCGCCGCACCTCGGCCGGCGTGCTCATCGGCGCCGGCGCCGCCGTGCTCGTGCGGGAGTAG
- a CDS encoding HD-GYP domain-containing protein: MCAVKTTIPDNVSEEYYQIAPDILASFPKYRPPIDLYRFKESIASLEPFSRKGQRLTADQVDKAHELCKEGVLFVSRSDHPVYSKHIVKQLDLVLVDKNLKESEIADVFMKALQLRLEEFFDQPVQVVFDKLYTDIMVLTEYLNVDWFRIKALLKRLFREHTLVNHSVNSGVVGIWLYLKARKGHFQRKELDRAALAFFLHDMGMAKIPSFIRTKAVPLTTEERQKVNTHSMHGAKLAHKLGLSFNEIMACIMEHHERFDGSGYPRKVKEAEISKLGKLCAVVDSFCAMITERPYADAMAPLDAAKALAQDKRYDERFATVLKTAYVTGEF; the protein is encoded by the coding sequence ATGTGCGCTGTTAAAACGACGATCCCCGACAACGTTTCAGAAGAATACTACCAGATCGCGCCGGACATCCTCGCCAGCTTCCCAAAGTACCGGCCGCCCATCGATCTTTACCGGTTCAAGGAGTCCATCGCCTCCCTTGAGCCGTTCAGCCGAAAAGGGCAGCGGCTCACGGCCGACCAGGTGGACAAGGCGCACGAGCTCTGCAAAGAGGGCGTGCTGTTCGTGTCCCGCTCCGACCACCCAGTCTACTCCAAACATATTGTCAAACAGCTCGATCTCGTGCTGGTGGACAAGAACCTCAAGGAATCCGAAATCGCCGACGTCTTCATGAAGGCGTTGCAACTCCGGCTCGAAGAGTTCTTCGACCAGCCCGTGCAGGTCGTGTTCGACAAGCTCTACACCGACATCATGGTGCTCACCGAGTACCTGAACGTGGACTGGTTCCGCATCAAAGCCCTGCTCAAGCGTCTGTTCAGGGAGCACACCCTGGTGAACCACTCCGTGAACTCGGGCGTGGTGGGCATCTGGCTCTACCTCAAGGCGCGCAAGGGCCACTTCCAGCGCAAAGAGCTGGACCGCGCCGCCCTCGCCTTCTTCCTCCACGACATGGGCATGGCCAAGATCCCATCGTTCATCCGCACCAAGGCCGTGCCCCTCACCACGGAGGAGCGGCAGAAGGTGAACACCCACTCCATGCACGGCGCGAAGCTCGCACATAAGCTCGGTCTCTCTTTCAACGAGATCATGGCCTGCATCATGGAGCACCACGAACGCTTCGACGGTTCCGGCTACCCGCGCAAGGTGAAGGAGGCGGAGATTTCCAAGCTCGGAAAGCTCTGCGCCGTGGTGGATTCCTTCTGCGCCATGATCACCGAGCGCCCCTATGCCGATGCCATGGCGCCCCTGGACGCGGCCAAGGCCCTGGCTCAGGACAAGCGCTACGACGAGCGGTTCGCCACCGTCCTCAAGACGGCTTACGTGACCGGAGAATTCTAG
- a CDS encoding division/cell wall cluster transcriptional repressor MraZ — protein sequence MLFRGRSIRSLDDKGRIMMPPEFRDIVVARCAEGKFMCTTYDSCLVGFPLPDWEEFEYKISRIKNSSRKLRDFRRLVIGGAEELTVDKQGRVRLSQAHRDYAGLDGEAEIVGQLEKFEIWNPKRLAGATDQDFSDVAEELAASGIDVPL from the coding sequence ATGCTTTTCCGCGGCCGTTCCATACGCAGCCTCGATGACAAGGGGCGGATCATGATGCCTCCGGAGTTCCGGGACATTGTGGTCGCTCGCTGTGCGGAAGGCAAGTTCATGTGTACCACCTACGACAGCTGCCTGGTCGGGTTCCCTTTGCCGGACTGGGAGGAGTTCGAGTACAAGATCAGTCGTATCAAGAACTCTTCTAGAAAATTGCGTGACTTCAGGCGGCTTGTTATCGGTGGAGCCGAGGAGCTCACCGTGGACAAGCAGGGCCGCGTCCGGCTTTCCCAGGCCCATCGCGACTACGCCGGCCTGGACGGCGAGGCCGAGATCGTCGGACAGTTGGAAAAATTTGAAATCTGGAATCCGAAGCGTCTTGCAGGCGCTACGGATCAGGACTTCTCCGATGTGGCCGAGGAGCTCGCCGCGAGCGGTATCGACGTGCCTCTGTAG
- the rsmH gene encoding 16S rRNA (cytosine(1402)-N(4))-methyltransferase RsmH, whose amino-acid sequence MAEQRHQRGTAPPEGQTGQKGYAHASVMVSEVLEYLAPKQGGRYMDGTLGLGGHAEAVLQAAGGCSLLGIDRDAMALETARQRLAPWGERVTFRQGSYSRFEEFMDELGWDALDGALLDLGVSSIQLDDAERGFSFLHDGPLDMRMGLSEGDAPAYRLVNKLSHGELKAIIHQLGEEPMGGRIARAIIEARAKEPIENTARLADIVEQAYPAKWRATARRHPATRTFQALRMAVNRELEELACFLEHIVGRLAPGGRVVVISFHSLEDRAVKHAFRDEAKGCNCPRSVPRCRCGRVPRLKILTKKPLTPSDEEVAANSRARSAKLRAAERLAGTA is encoded by the coding sequence ATGGCGGAGCAACGGCACCAGCGCGGCACGGCGCCCCCCGAAGGCCAGACCGGCCAGAAGGGGTACGCGCACGCCTCCGTCATGGTGTCCGAGGTACTGGAGTATCTCGCACCAAAGCAGGGCGGCCGGTACATGGACGGAACTCTGGGGCTCGGCGGCCACGCCGAAGCGGTGCTCCAGGCTGCCGGCGGCTGTTCGCTGCTCGGCATCGACCGCGACGCCATGGCTTTGGAAACGGCTCGGCAGCGGCTCGCCCCATGGGGTGAACGCGTAACGTTCCGGCAGGGGTCGTACAGTCGGTTCGAGGAGTTCATGGACGAACTCGGCTGGGACGCGCTGGATGGCGCATTGCTGGACCTGGGCGTTTCGTCCATTCAGTTGGATGATGCGGAGCGGGGATTCAGCTTTTTGCATGACGGGCCACTGGATATGCGCATGGGACTCAGCGAAGGGGATGCCCCGGCGTACCGTCTCGTGAACAAACTCTCCCACGGCGAGCTCAAGGCGATCATTCATCAGTTGGGCGAGGAGCCCATGGGTGGTCGCATCGCGCGAGCAATCATCGAGGCTCGCGCGAAGGAGCCCATCGAGAATACCGCACGCCTGGCGGACATAGTGGAGCAGGCCTATCCGGCCAAGTGGCGGGCTACGGCCCGGCGCCATCCGGCCACCCGCACGTTTCAGGCGCTGCGCATGGCCGTGAACAGGGAGCTGGAGGAGTTGGCGTGTTTTCTGGAGCACATCGTGGGCCGGCTCGCTCCGGGCGGCCGTGTGGTGGTCATCAGCTTTCATTCCCTGGAAGACCGCGCAGTGAAGCATGCTTTCCGGGATGAAGCCAAGGGCTGCAACTGTCCGCGCTCTGTGCCGAGGTGCCGGTGCGGACGCGTGCCGCGTCTGAAGATTTTGACGAAGAAGCCGCTGACGCCCTCCGATGAGGAGGTTGCAGCGAACAGCCGTGCTCGCAGCGCCAAGCTTCGCGCTGCTGAAAGACTGGCGGGAACCGCGTGA
- a CDS encoding penicillin-binding transpeptidase domain-containing protein, with the protein MANGRRTTPRREKAEKTRPGKVRNGYRSKPFSARLPFSADRESPAAVRSARPRIIIVAVCFALLWGALWLRALHVQVVDGPELAAKARKQHLTSLTATGPRGNIFDRTGRAMAKSVELYSVFARPLEMADREATADALAPILDRTPGQVRRLLAGRSGFVWLDRKVSDRVAAAIRAARLDGVYLTTEYGRQYPNKYLAGQLLGFVGLDEQGLSGLELAYDKHLAGKNIRLQVQRDAKGNVLRFDHSVDDVASIRGGDITLTIDAHVQLMAQEELAKAVTESGGKQGGCLVVDLENNDILAWAQYPFFNPNDYERYGQAVWRNSLAIDALEMGSTMKPFLMAAALQEGVIERDTLFFCENGRFKIGRNSIRDTHEYGWLPAHKVLRYSSNIGSAKIGMTMGKKTYHGYLDRLGFGRKTGLGLPGESPGILRPPGAWREIDLVTASFGQGFSATLPQLARAFSCLANQGVLRPLSLVKNPEPKAEDAVRIFSPEVAQEVLAMMSEVVEEDGTGTRARIAGMQVGGKTGTAQKASPNGGYGKEYVATFLGLLPIEKPRYLIVVLVDEPQKSHYGGVVAAPAFREIAVKTLAYKGGLPDMPVACENGAARQPSPACKPEELAIAKAKAAVPATEGMAPDVVGLPLRKAIELFASRGTMPVVKGEGEVVARQEPAAGRAWKEASEPTLWLEAAKGKG; encoded by the coding sequence ATGGCGAACGGAAGGCGAACCACACCGCGCCGCGAGAAAGCGGAGAAGACCAGGCCCGGAAAGGTGCGGAACGGATATCGTTCCAAGCCGTTCTCGGCCCGGCTGCCGTTTTCCGCGGACCGTGAGTCGCCCGCCGCCGTGCGGAGCGCCAGGCCCCGGATAATCATAGTGGCCGTGTGCTTCGCGCTGTTGTGGGGTGCGTTGTGGCTTCGTGCGCTCCACGTCCAGGTTGTTGACGGGCCTGAGCTCGCCGCCAAGGCGCGAAAGCAGCACCTGACGTCGCTCACCGCCACCGGCCCGCGCGGCAATATTTTCGACCGCACAGGCCGGGCCATGGCCAAGAGCGTGGAACTCTACTCCGTGTTCGCGCGTCCGCTTGAGATGGCCGACCGGGAAGCCACTGCCGACGCTCTTGCGCCGATCCTTGACAGAACCCCAGGCCAGGTGCGTAGGCTGCTTGCCGGCAGGTCCGGTTTCGTCTGGCTGGACCGCAAGGTTTCGGACCGAGTTGCCGCAGCAATACGGGCAGCCCGCCTCGACGGTGTCTACCTGACTACCGAGTACGGACGGCAGTACCCCAATAAATATCTCGCCGGGCAACTCCTCGGCTTCGTGGGACTGGACGAGCAGGGGCTCTCCGGGCTGGAGCTTGCGTACGACAAGCATCTCGCCGGCAAGAACATCCGGCTGCAGGTCCAGCGCGACGCCAAGGGCAATGTCCTGCGCTTCGATCACTCCGTGGACGACGTCGCATCCATACGGGGCGGCGACATCACGCTGACGATCGACGCGCATGTTCAACTGATGGCGCAGGAGGAGTTGGCCAAAGCGGTGACCGAAAGCGGGGGCAAGCAGGGCGGTTGCCTGGTGGTGGATCTCGAAAACAACGATATTCTCGCCTGGGCGCAGTATCCGTTCTTCAACCCGAATGATTACGAGCGCTACGGCCAGGCCGTGTGGCGGAATTCTCTGGCAATCGATGCTCTGGAGATGGGTTCGACCATGAAGCCGTTTCTCATGGCGGCGGCGCTTCAGGAAGGAGTGATCGAGCGCGACACGCTGTTCTTCTGCGAAAACGGCCGGTTCAAAATCGGCAGGAACTCGATACGCGACACCCATGAGTATGGCTGGCTGCCGGCGCACAAGGTGCTGCGCTACTCGTCGAACATCGGGTCGGCGAAAATCGGCATGACCATGGGGAAAAAGACGTATCACGGATACCTCGACCGGCTGGGCTTCGGCCGTAAAACAGGGCTCGGTCTGCCCGGAGAAAGCCCGGGTATTCTTCGTCCCCCGGGTGCCTGGCGCGAGATAGATCTCGTTACGGCCTCGTTCGGCCAAGGGTTTTCCGCCACGCTGCCCCAGCTCGCCAGGGCATTTTCGTGTCTCGCCAACCAAGGGGTCTTGCGGCCCCTTTCGCTCGTCAAAAATCCCGAGCCGAAAGCGGAGGACGCGGTACGCATCTTCTCGCCCGAAGTGGCGCAGGAGGTGCTGGCCATGATGAGCGAGGTGGTGGAGGAAGATGGCACCGGAACCCGCGCCCGCATCGCGGGCATGCAGGTGGGCGGCAAGACCGGCACGGCGCAGAAAGCCTCGCCCAACGGCGGGTACGGCAAGGAGTACGTAGCCACGTTCCTTGGGCTTTTGCCCATTGAGAAGCCGCGCTACCTCATCGTCGTGCTGGTGGATGAGCCGCAGAAGTCGCATTACGGCGGTGTGGTCGCAGCCCCGGCGTTCCGGGAAATCGCCGTGAAGACGCTGGCATACAAGGGTGGCCTGCCGGATATGCCCGTTGCCTGCGAAAACGGCGCGGCCAGACAGCCCTCGCCGGCGTGCAAGCCGGAAGAGTTGGCCATAGCCAAGGCTAAGGCCGCCGTCCCCGCAACAGAAGGCATGGCCCCGGATGTGGTGGGCCTGCCCCTGCGGAAAGCCATCGAGCTCTTCGCCAGCCGCGGCACCATGCCCGTGGTCAAGGGCGAGGGCGAAGTCGTCGCCAGGCAGGAGCCGGCGGCTGGGCGCGCCTGGAAAGAAGCCAGTGAGCCGACACTTTGGCTCGAAGCCGCAAAGGGCAAAGGATAG
- a CDS encoding UDP-N-acetylmuramoyl-L-alanyl-D-glutamate--2,6-diaminopimelate ligase, which yields MLAKFDTLLEKVSRGLIVRTHSGRVNPGEAFLALPSTGGRSGFEYVDHAIERGATWIVTEDPGGELPATDTNGVRWVLVDDAREALGRLAAAHFNTKILPFPLVGVTGTNGKTTVCHLMEHLFRAAGRSTGLLGTIRERWPGEDHAALLTTPGCWELHERMAAMAGAGVEAAFMEVSSHALDQKRVAGLQFACAVLTNLSQDHLDYHLDMESYGRAKSILFEKCPEPDKCSVLNWDDAFGRSLLPRVATPVGYGLSDMPEVIAKKGGWGLKGALRSASISGMALEVHCFGGPYDGDAFTLQTELVGEYNAYNLLAAMAAGLCLDLHPDEMTALADFHGVPGRLERVAASSGLDVFVDYAHTPDALDNVLRNMRPLTPGRLITIFGCGGDRDRTKRPLMGQAACRHSDIVVLTSDNPRTEDPLAILEDVRPGLAGCRETVTEVDRRKAIGMALEMMKPGDALLVAGKGHEDYQIIGHEKRPFSDQAVIREFLEGETT from the coding sequence ATGTTGGCGAAGTTCGACACACTGCTTGAGAAAGTCTCCCGCGGATTGATCGTGCGGACCCATTCGGGACGCGTGAATCCCGGCGAGGCGTTCCTGGCGCTGCCGTCCACGGGCGGCAGGTCGGGTTTCGAGTATGTGGACCACGCCATCGAGCGCGGCGCGACCTGGATCGTCACCGAAGACCCGGGCGGCGAACTTCCGGCCACCGACACCAACGGCGTGCGCTGGGTTCTGGTGGATGACGCCCGGGAAGCTCTGGGCCGCCTTGCGGCCGCGCATTTCAACACGAAGATTCTGCCGTTCCCCCTGGTGGGGGTCACTGGCACCAATGGCAAGACCACGGTCTGCCATCTCATGGAGCATCTGTTCCGCGCCGCGGGGCGCAGCACCGGTCTGCTTGGCACAATCCGCGAACGCTGGCCCGGCGAGGACCATGCCGCACTGCTGACGACTCCGGGGTGTTGGGAGTTGCACGAGCGCATGGCCGCCATGGCCGGCGCCGGCGTGGAGGCGGCCTTCATGGAGGTCTCCTCTCACGCTCTGGACCAGAAGCGCGTCGCCGGATTGCAGTTCGCCTGCGCCGTGCTCACCAACCTGTCGCAAGACCATCTCGACTACCACCTGGACATGGAGTCCTACGGTCGAGCCAAATCGATCCTTTTCGAAAAATGCCCGGAGCCGGACAAGTGCTCGGTGCTCAACTGGGACGACGCCTTCGGTCGCTCGCTCCTGCCACGGGTAGCCACCCCGGTGGGATATGGCCTGAGCGACATGCCGGAGGTCATTGCGAAGAAAGGCGGTTGGGGCCTCAAGGGCGCGCTCCGCAGCGCGTCCATCAGCGGCATGGCTCTCGAAGTACATTGTTTTGGCGGCCCTTACGACGGAGACGCGTTCACCCTGCAAACCGAGCTCGTGGGCGAATACAATGCCTACAATCTGCTTGCGGCCATGGCGGCCGGGCTCTGTCTCGATCTGCATCCGGACGAGATGACCGCGCTCGCCGATTTTCACGGCGTGCCTGGCCGGCTGGAGCGCGTCGCCGCTTCGAGCGGCCTCGACGTCTTTGTGGATTATGCGCACACGCCGGACGCCCTGGACAATGTGCTGCGGAACATGCGGCCGCTGACGCCCGGCCGGTTGATCACGATTTTCGGGTGCGGCGGGGACCGCGACCGCACCAAGCGCCCGCTCATGGGACAGGCTGCCTGCAGGCACAGCGATATCGTGGTGCTCACCTCGGACAACCCCCGCACTGAGGACCCGCTGGCCATTCTGGAAGATGTCAGGCCGGGTCTGGCCGGGTGCCGCGAAACCGTTACGGAAGTGGATCGCCGCAAGGCCATCGGCATGGCCCTGGAAATGATGAAGCCCGGCGATGCGCTGCTCGTGGCAGGCAAGGGACATGAAGATTATCAGATCATCGGCCACGAGAAGCGGCCGTTCAGCGATCAGGCCGTGATCCGCGAATTCCTGGAGGGTGAGACCACATGA
- a CDS encoding UDP-N-acetylmuramoyl-tripeptide--D-alanyl-D-alanine ligase, whose protein sequence is MRLTLAAIAAAMGAVGDLGALENVVPAGIQTDSRLLGPGELFVGLAGENFDGHNFACQAVEKGAVAVVGSQPPGLGCPEELGVPYLMVPDTVTALGRLARRVRDEATAQVVVITGTAGKTTVKEMLAQILSRVGATCKNHLNLNNRLGLPRSIFEADPDAAFWVLEAGINMEGEMDELGAAAGPDLAIIVNVGPGHLEGLGDVEGVARNKCRILAHLAEGGRGLINLDYPELVSAAFSLEPRCIGFSAKPLENGEAGKLKGLARYHGEYAGQDENGRSRFVVDLDGETIEVNLDVPGPLMAENVTAAASAAHLLGVEPATIADALAAIEYPQQRFARRVVGSWLVIDDSYNANPLSMGRALASARTAAGEKPLVCVLGEMRELGAKASEAHELLGREIAAAEPVAVFWKGGEYDAIRSGLASGGYERKATQVSGAEDFVNAWRSLSMDDVPGGVILFKASRSIRMEQLAQAFIKEHAA, encoded by the coding sequence ATGAGGCTGACCCTCGCCGCAATAGCCGCCGCCATGGGCGCAGTGGGCGATCTCGGAGCGTTGGAGAACGTCGTGCCTGCGGGCATTCAGACAGATTCGCGGCTGCTCGGACCCGGCGAGCTTTTCGTGGGCCTGGCCGGGGAGAACTTCGACGGCCACAATTTTGCCTGTCAGGCGGTGGAGAAGGGCGCAGTGGCGGTGGTCGGCTCGCAACCCCCCGGGCTGGGCTGTCCGGAAGAACTCGGCGTCCCATATCTCATGGTGCCGGATACCGTGACCGCTCTCGGCCGTCTTGCGCGCAGGGTTCGGGACGAAGCAACGGCGCAGGTGGTCGTGATCACCGGTACGGCCGGCAAGACCACTGTGAAGGAAATGCTCGCGCAGATACTCTCCCGCGTGGGCGCGACCTGCAAGAACCATCTCAACCTCAACAACAGGCTCGGTCTGCCGCGCTCCATTTTCGAGGCCGATCCGGACGCCGCGTTCTGGGTGCTGGAAGCCGGCATCAACATGGAAGGGGAGATGGACGAGCTGGGCGCCGCCGCCGGACCGGATCTCGCGATTATCGTGAATGTGGGGCCGGGACATCTGGAAGGCCTGGGCGACGTTGAAGGCGTGGCGCGCAACAAGTGCCGGATCCTGGCGCATCTCGCCGAGGGCGGCCGCGGGCTCATCAACCTCGACTATCCAGAACTCGTGAGCGCGGCGTTCTCGCTGGAACCCCGTTGCATAGGGTTTTCGGCAAAGCCGCTGGAGAATGGCGAGGCAGGAAAGCTCAAGGGCCTGGCCCGCTATCACGGCGAGTATGCCGGACAGGACGAGAACGGCAGGAGCCGATTTGTCGTGGATCTGGACGGTGAAACCATCGAAGTGAATCTCGACGTCCCCGGCCCGCTCATGGCCGAGAACGTAACGGCGGCCGCCTCGGCGGCGCATCTGTTGGGCGTGGAACCGGCAACTATCGCCGACGCTCTCGCCGCCATCGAGTATCCGCAACAGCGCTTTGCCCGGCGTGTAGTCGGCTCGTGGCTCGTGATCGACGATTCGTACAACGCCAACCCCTTGTCCATGGGCCGCGCCCTGGCCAGCGCACGAACTGCGGCCGGCGAGAAACCTCTGGTCTGCGTGCTGGGCGAGATGCGCGAGCTGGGAGCCAAGGCATCCGAAGCGCATGAGCTTCTTGGACGTGAAATTGCGGCGGCGGAGCCTGTGGCGGTGTTCTGGAAAGGTGGGGAGTACGACGCAATCCGCAGCGGTCTGGCCTCCGGCGGCTACGAGCGAAAAGCCACCCAGGTTTCCGGAGCCGAAGATTTCGTGAACGCATGGCGCAGCCTGTCCATGGATGACGTGCCCGGCGGCGTGATCCTGTTCAAGGCTTCGCGGTCCATCCGCATGGAACAGCTGGCGCAGGCGTTCATCAAGGAGCACGCAGCGTGA